The following are from one region of the Cryptococcus deuterogattii R265 chromosome 8, complete sequence genome:
- a CDS encoding D-glycerate 3-kinase, with product MTSTTQIPGGAMVQQTADFVLSQLARHRSSWKKETVCPPLIVGVQGPQGAGKSYLTGLLPDYLEKNYNLRLATMSLDDFYLTHSDQVKLAQSQPDNPLLSGRGPAGTHDLPLLVECLAKLKSINDCRAKHSIQAKDQSLRLPIYDKSLFKGEGDRSNEAAEVQGPIDVVIFEGWMNGFGPLSDDKLEERYAEAERQWSSSSFRGTAEAKPTILLYSRSTLHNINQNLRKYEVLWDQIDCFVQIRPVNLSYVWTWRLQQEHNMKAKNGGNGMTDEQVRHFINRYMPSYELFQDGIDKETSSWSGKGLRFIVNKQRETVSIESF from the exons ATGACTAGTACAACACAAATTCCTGGTGGAGCAATGGTCCAGCAAACAGCCGATTTCGTCCTATCACAACTCGCTCGTCACAGGAGCtcatggaagaaagaaacgGTATGTCCTCCTCTTATTGTGGGTGTACAAGGTCCTCAAGGTGCAG GCAAATCATATTTGACTGGTCTTTTGCCAGACTACCTCGAAAAGAATTATAATCTGCGTCTCGCGACCATGTCTCTGGACGACTTTTACCTCACTCATTCCGATCAAGTCAAGTTAGCCCAATCCCAGCCAGATAACCCTCTCCTCAGCGGTCGCGGTCCCGCCGGCACTCATGACTTACCGCTTTTAGTAGAGTGTCTGGCAAAGTTGAAATCTATCAATGATTGCCGTGCGAAGCATTCAATTCAAGCTAAGGACCAAAGCCTTCGGCTGCCCATATACGACAAGTCCCTTTTTAAGGGCGAGGGAGACAGATCAAATGAGGCAGCGGAAGTGCAAGGGCCCATTGATGTGGTCATATTTGAAGGGTGGATGAATGGTTTTGGGCCATTATCAGATGACAAATTAGAAGAGAGATATGCCGAAGCCGAACGACAATggtcctcctcttctttcagagGCACCGCTGAGGCTAAGCCTACAATTTTATTGTATTCGAGATCAACGCTACACAATATAAACCAAAATCTCAGAAAGTATGAAGTACTTTGGGATCAGATTGACTGTTTTGTACAGATCCGACCGGTCAATCTGTCCTATGTATGGACTTGGAGACTTCAA CAAGAACACAATATGAAAGCGAAGAATGGAGGTAACGGAATGACTGATGAGCAGGTCCGACATTTCATTAACCG GTATATGCCCAGCTATGAACTGTTTCAAGATGGTATTGATAAGGAGACATCATCATGGAGCGGCAAAGGGCTTCGTTTTATCGTGAACAAACAGCGAGAGACTGTCAGCATAGAAAGCTTCTGA